The following are encoded together in the Ooceraea biroi isolate clonal line C1 chromosome 2, Obir_v5.4, whole genome shotgun sequence genome:
- the LOC105276814 gene encoding COP9 signalosome complex subunit 2: MSDGEDDFMCEEEEDYGLEYSEDSNSEPDVDLENQYYNSKALKEDDPKAALQSFQKVLDLEGGDKGEWGFKALKQMIKINFKLSNYKEMMARYKQLLTYIKSAVTRNHSEKSINSILDYISTSKNMELLQDFYETTLDALKDAKNDRLWFKTNTKLGKLYYDRSDFNKLAKILKQLHQSCQTDDGEDDLKKGTQLLEIYALEIQMYTAQKNNKKLKALYEQSLHIKSAIPHPLIMGVIRECGGKMHLREGEFERAHTDFFEAFKNYDESGSPRRTTCLKYLVLANMLMKSGINPFDSQEAKPYKNDPEILAMTNLVVSYQNNDINQFELILKQNRNNIMDDPFIREHIEDLLRNIRTQVLIKLIRPYTRIYIPFISKELNIDVSEVESLLVSCILDNTIHGRIDQVNQVLELDKKSVCAARYNALDKWAGQLQSLHTAIVNKMS, encoded by the exons ATGTCAGACGGCGAGGATGATTTCATGtgcgaggaggaggaagattACGGATTG GAGTACTCTGAAGATTCTAATTCCGAACCGGACGTGGATTTAGAGAATCAATATTACAACAGCAAAGCCCTCAAGGAGGATGATCCAAAAGCTGCCCTACAAAGTTTCCAGAAAGTGTTGGATCTGGAAGGCGGAGATAAAGGAGAATGGGGCTTCAAGGCCCTAAAACAaatgatcaaaattaattttaaattg TCCAATTACAAAGAGATGATGGCAAGGtataaacaattgttaacttatattaaaagtgcAGTTACTAGGAATCATTCGGAGAAGTCGATAAACTCCATATTGGATTATATtagtacatcgaaaaat ATGGAATTATTGCAAGATTTTTACGAAACCAcattagacgctttaaaagacGCGAAGAACGATAGGTTATGGTTTAAAACGAACACAAAACTGGGAAAACTCTACTACGACCGTTCAGACTTTAACAAATTGgcaaaaatattgaaacaacTGCATCAGAGTTGTCAG ACCGACGATGGAGAAGATGATTTGAAGAAAGGAACACAGCTGTTAGAAATTTATGCCTTAGAGATACAGATGTATACAGCGCAGAAGaacaataagaaattaaaagcgCTTTACGAGCAGAGTCTTCATATCAAAAGTGCAATTCCGCATCCGTTAATTATGGGCGTCATCAGag AATGTGGAGGTAAAATGCACTTGAGAGAAGGTGAGTTTGAGAGGGCTCACACCGATTTCTTTGAGGCGTTCAAGAATTATGACGAATCCGGATCACCAAGACGTACAACGTGTTTAAAGTACCTAGTTTTGGCGAACAT GTTAATGAAGTCCGGTATTAATCCGTTCGATTCGCAAGAAGCGAAACCGTACAAGAATGATCCCGAGATCTTGGCGATGACGAATCTAGTTGTCAGTTATCAGAATAACGATATCAATCAgtttgaattaattctaaagCAAAATAGGAATAATATTATGGATGATCCTTTTATTAGAGAACACATCGAGGATCTGTTACGGAACATACGTACACAG GTTTTAATCAAATTGATAAGACCGTACACTAGAATTTATATTCCCTTCATAAGTAAAGAACTGAATATCGATGTCTCGGAAGTGGAGAGCCTTTTGGTATCTTGTATTTTGGACAATACCATTCACGGTCGTATAGATCAG GTAAACCAAGTTCTCGAATTGGACAAGAAATCAGTATGTGCCGCTCGTTATAATGCTCTTGATAAATGGGCAGGCCAGCTTCAGTCTTTGCATACAGCCATCGTGAACAAGATGTCTTAA
- the LOC105276813 gene encoding lysine-rich arabinogalactan protein 19-like, with translation MGPTKRGSESSSSPSENNPREPHAVEGNSSGEPPRKRNCSRSPSSDFPSISSPSQSPPPSHSSSSSLEILSPRSSPCPSPVPSSPWYSPIGSPNLEEHLDEPIPPRSSPEPLTTGQSFPSLEGLRDFTSVVSRFFENTSSIFFPPWSHPFRPMHFSSGLRPLYKITF, from the exons A TGGGTCCCACCAAACGCGGATCCGAGAGCTCGAGTTCCCCGTCAGAAAATAACCCACGGGAACCCCACGCAGTAGAGGGAAACTCTTCGGGCGAGCCACCGCGCAAAAGAAATTGTTCGCGGTCTCCGAGTTCTGATTTTCCCTCAATCAGTTCACCATCACAATCGCCACCACCCTCTCACTCTTCTTCCTCATCCTTGGAGATATTGTCCCCACGTTCTTCCCCTTGCCCTTCTCCCGTTCCCTCCTCGCCATGGTACTCACCAATTGGTTCACCGAATCTTGAAGAACATCTGGATGAACCTATCCCTCCACGATCATCCCCAGAACCATTAACCACAGGCCAATCCTTTCCTTCTCTCGAAGGGTTGAGGGATTTTACGAGCGTGGTCTCGAGGTTTTTCGAGAACACATCCTCAATCTTTTTCCCACCTTGGAGTCACCCCTTCCGCCCAATGCATTTCTCCTCGGGCCTGCGTCCcttatacaaaattacattttag